Proteins encoded by one window of Lathyrus oleraceus cultivar Zhongwan6 chromosome 1, CAAS_Psat_ZW6_1.0, whole genome shotgun sequence:
- the LOC127108232 gene encoding zinc finger BED domain-containing protein RICESLEEPER 2-like has translation MCARLIIKRNLPFKFAVFEERVRLIIKRNLPFKFAEFEELTYWLQYLNLYYIPITRNTAKTDIVRIYKREKEKIKIEDQHSCKISLTYDLWTLINIEGYITLNAHYVDKKWKLNSKILNFCLTPPPHTDFELCKRIYEFLTNWGIEKKVFTITLDNASVNDVMQQTLKSQLALQNWLLCKGELKTSRLLFLHILNLIVQDGLKVDSGALLKIRESIKHVKGSESRMVNIK, from the coding sequence ATGTGTGCTCGACTAATTATCAAGCGGAATCTTCCTTTTAAATTTGCTGTGTTTGAAGAGCGTGTTCGACTAATTATCAAGCGAAATCTTCCTTTTAAATTTGCTGAGTTTGAAGAGCTTACATATTGGCTTCAGTACCTGAATCTTTATTATATTCCTATCACTAGAAATACCGCCAAGACTGATATTGTGAGAATATATAAAAGGGAGAAGGAAAAGATTAAGATAGAAGACCAACACTCTTGTAAGATTTCTTTAACTTATGATTTATGGACACTAATTAATATTGAGGGTTATATTACTTTAAATGCTCATTATGTTGATAAAAAATGGAAGTTAAATAGTAAAATCCTAAACTTTTGTCTCACGCCTCCTCCTCACACCGATTTTGAGTTGTGTAAAAGAATATATGAATTTTTGACTAATTGGGGAATAGAGAAGAAGGTTTTTACCATTACTCTGGATAATGCTTCTGTAAATGATGTCATGCAGCAAACTTTGAAGAGTCAACTAGCCTTGCAAAATTGGTTGTTATGTAAAGGGGAGTTAAAAACTTCACGTCTGTTGTTCTTACATATTTTAAATCTAATTGTGCAAGATGGTCTTAAAGTAGATTCTGGTGCTTTGCTAAAGATTAGGGAAAGCATCAAACATGTGAAAGGTTCAGAGAGTAGGATGGTAAATATTAAGTGA
- the LOC127138123 gene encoding uncharacterized protein LOC127138123: protein MSLLPKLRCVTLDVTGTLMAYRGELGDYYCMAAKASGRPCPDYKRMHEGFKYAYKDMVRKYPCFGFAAKMPNIVWWKACVRDSFVRAGYEYDEETFEKIFKRIYASFGSSAPYTVFPDSKPFLRWLRGKGLKVGVVSNAEYRYRDVILPALGLNQGTEWDFGVFSGLEGVEKPDPRIYEIALERAGNIAPEETLHIGDSFRKDYEPAKSIGMHALLLDRFKTPEAEEWRKSGAVVLPDLNATQEWLSSENSTC from the exons ATGTCATTATTGCCTAAACTACGATGTGTCACTCTAGATGTTACCGGCACCCTGATGGCTTACAGAGGGGAGCTTGGTGACTATTATTGCATGGCTGCCAAAGCTTCTGGCCGTCCATGCCCAGACTACAAGCGTATGCACGAGGGATTTAAGTATGCATATAAGGACATGGTGAGGAAGTATCCGTGTTTTGGGTTTGCGGCCAAAATGCCAAACATTGTGTGGTGGAAAGCCTGCGTGCGAGATTCCTTTGTCAGG GCTGGATATGAGTACGACGAGGAGACATTTGAAAAGATTTTCAAGCGCATCTATGCATCCTTTGGTTCATCTGCTCCATATACTGTCTTTCCAGATTCTAAGCCATTTCTTAGATGGCTTCGTGGAAAGGGTCTCAAGGTTGGGGTTGTTAGCAATGCTGAGTATCGATATCGAGATGTGATTCTTCCAGCTTTAGGCTTAAATCAG GGAACTGAGTGGGACTTTGGTGTTTTTTCTGGCCTTGAAGGCGTTGAGAAACCAGACCCAAGAATTTACGAGATTGCACTCGAGAGGGCTGGAAATATTGCACCTGAAGAAACTTTACATATTGGCGATAGCTTCCGCAAAGACTATGAGCCAGCTAAGAGCATAGGGATGCATGCACTATTGTTGGATAGATTTAAGACACCAGAAGCCGAGGAGTGGAGGAAATCCGGGGCTGTTGTTCTTCCCGACTTAAATGCAACACAAGAATGGCTGTCTTCAGAGAATTCAACTTGCTAG